A region from the Sorex araneus isolate mSorAra2 chromosome 6, mSorAra2.pri, whole genome shotgun sequence genome encodes:
- the FTMT gene encoding ferritin, mitochondrial, translating to MLSSLLLLSKYISASRVPLRGSRPALSLPLPGAGGRPWRPGPAAEGGRRLAAAASTGSPAGLSRVRQNFHADCEAAVNRQVNLELHASYVYLSMAFYFSRDDVALGNFASYFLRQSREETLHAEKLLRLLNQRGGRICLQDVRKPDTDDWRSGLNAMQCALLLEKNVNQSLLELHALAADKGDPHLCDFLETHYLPEQVRSIKELGDHVQNLVNMGAKDSGLAEYLFDKHSLGKESHQN from the coding sequence ATGCTGTCCTCTCTCCTGCTGCTCTCCAAGTACATCAGCGCTTCGCGGGTGCCCCTGCGCGGCTCGCGCCCAGCTCTCTCCCTCCCgctgccgggggccggggggcgccccTGGAGGCCCGGGCCAGCGGCTGAAGGCGGCCGACGCCTGGCCGCGGCCGCGTCCACCGGGAGCCCAGCGGGGCTCTCCCGGGTGCGCCAGAACTTCCACGCCGACTGCGAGGCCGCCGTCAACCGTCAGGTCAACCTCGAGCTGCACGCGTCCTACGTGTACCTGTCCATGGCCTTTTACTTCTCCCGGGACGACGTGGCCCTGGGCAACTTCGCCAGCTACTTCCTGCGCCAGTCCCGGGAGGAGACGCTGCACGCGGAGAAGCTGCTGCGGCTCCTGAACCAGCGCGGGGGCCGCATCTGCCTGCAGGACGTCAGGAAGCCCGACACGGACGACTGGAGGAGCGGCCTGAACGCCATGCAGTGTGCGCTGCTCCTGGAAAAGAACGTGAACCAGTCGCTGCTGGAACTGCACGCTCTGGCGGCGGACAAGGGAGACCCCCACTTGTGCGACTTCCTGGAAACCCACTATCTCCCCGAGCAGGTCAGGTCTATCAAGGAACTAGGTGACCACGTGCAGAACCTGGTTAACATGGGGGCCAAGGATTCTGGCCTGGCGGAGTACCTCTTCGACAAGCACAGCCTCGGAAAGGAAAGCCATCAGAATTAA